The Aedes aegypti strain LVP_AGWG chromosome 3, AaegL5.0 Primary Assembly, whole genome shotgun sequence genome contains a region encoding:
- the LOC5573473 gene encoding aminoacyl tRNA synthase complex-interacting multifunctional protein 1: MLSNRCGRVASLFFNGPLLNRRLPAKMSALERVISNNKAAEDLLHSLKEEFQALRNEKAIRRIEELRVENDSLRKQVEAARQKLIALETKNGKKQISVPGQQASVDVNPVVVKVEAEQVVPPKAEGGKPQKDKKPKKEKPAAAEGKGAAAPVAAAEEPPIDVGRLDMRVGKIVEVSRHPDADALYLEKIDVGEANPRTIISGLVRFVPIEEMQNRMVVVLCNLKPAKMRGILSEGMVMCASTPEKVEVLAPPAGSVPGDLVHVEGFPRVPDAVMNPKKKIFETVAPDLHTNEKLVACYKEGAFVVPGKGQVVTQTLKNVAVK; encoded by the coding sequence ATGCTGTCCAACCGCTGCGGACGGGTagcaagtttatttttcaacggACCCTTGTTAAACCGTCGCTTACCCGCAAAAATGAGTGCCCTGGAGCGAGTGATTTCCAACAACAAAGCCGCCGAAGATTTGCTTCATTCGCTGAAAGAAGAATTCCAGGCCCTCCGGAATGAGAAAGCCATCCGCCGCATCGAAGAGCTGCGGGTGGAAAATGATTCGCTGCGAAAACAGGTGGAAGCCGCCCGGCAAAAGTTGATCGCACTGGAAACGAAGAATGGGAAAAAGCAGATTTCGGTTCCGGGGCAGCAGGCTTCGGTGGACGTCAACCCGGTGGTTGTGAAGGTTGAGGCGGAGCAGGTTGTTCCACCGAAGGCGGAAGGAGGGAAGCCTCAAAAGGACAAGAAGCCCAAGAAAGAGAAACCAGCTGCTGCGGAAGGAAAGGGGGCAGCGGCTCCTGTGGCAGCGGCCGAGGAACCTCCGATAGACGTTGGTCGTCTGGATATGCGCGTAGGAAAAATCGTCGAAGTTTCCCGACATCCGGATGCGGATGCTCTATACCTGGAAAAGATCGACGTGGGAGAGGCCAATCCCCGGACCATCATTTCCGGCCTGGTGCGATTCGTCCCAATCGAGGAAATGCAGAACCGAATGGTGGTGGTTCTGTGCAACTTGAAACCGGCCAAGATGCGTGGAATACTGTCCGAGGGTATGGTCATGTGTGCTTCCACTCCAGAAAAGGTCGAAGTACTCGCGCCGCCGGCCGGTTCCGTTCCTGGGGATTTGGTTCATGTGGAGGGCTTCCCTCGGGTTCCGGACGCGGTCATGAATCCCAAGAAGAAGATCTTCGAAACGGTGGCACCCGATTTGCACACCAACGAGAAGTTGGTGGCGTGCTACAAGGAGGGCGCTTTCGTGGTTCCCGGCAAGGGCCAAGTGGTGACCCAAACGTTGAAGAACGTCGCCGTGAAGTAG